One Thermodesulfobacteriota bacterium genomic window, ACTCGGCGTGCACGAGCGAAGTCTCCGGCACCTTTACCGCCCCTTCGGTAGCCACGGAGGCGAACTCGACGGTAATCCGCGTCTTTGCACTGGGCGGGAACGAATTCCTCCTGCCCAACCAGGAGATTGTCGAGGAGGTGTTCTCCACGGCTGCAATAAGCTCCTCGGATCAATTTTCCTTAATAATAGGGGTTAGCAGCTATTTCCCGACTGCCGGACAAACCGGCGAGCTGGCTTTTCCCGTCGGTATCGCGATCCCGTGGACGGCCTGCACCATAGCACTCAGATCGGCGACTACCCCGATACCGGCGATGTCCGAATGGGGGCTGATGGCGTTCGCCGGAATAGCGGGAATAGTGTCCCTGCTCGTTATCAGGAGAAGGGCCAAGACGGCTTAATAGCCCGGTGGACGCACCTCACGCGTCCGCATTTACGGGGCGTCCGGGCTCCCTCCGGCCGGGGGGAGCCTTAACCATGCGCCAACGCGCCGTCATCCGTAAAATCCGCCAAAATTCAGGTGGAATGCCGGTAAATTAGCGAGTACAATTGAAGTATCGACCGAAGGCGGAGGCACCGTCCGCAGACTGGGCCCGTGCGTCCGCTAACCTTTTCCCCCGATTTTCAGGAAACGGGACGGTCACATTCATGCCATGGCGCGCCCCCGGACGCGCCGGAAACAAACTGGAGGAGAGAACAAAAGGCTCATGATTTACGGAAGGTCATTATTCTGGTTCAAGCGGGATCTTAGGGCCGTCGACAACACCGGCCTTTCGAACGCCGTCAGGGACAGCAGGGAAATAATACCGGTATACGTGCTGGAAGACGGGATTCTGTCGAAGCAGCCCGAGGGGAGCAAGCGCGTCGCATTCCTCGCAGACGCGCTCCTCGCGCTCGACCGCAAGCTGAGGGCGCTCGGCTCGTACCTTATGATAGTTCGCGGGAAGGCCGAGGAGGTCATACCCGCGCTCGTCAAAACGCATCAGATAGAGGCCGTGTATTCGAACAGGGCGTACGGATTCTCCGGGGTGAAAAGGGACCTCGGCGTCGAGCACCAGTGCAGGTTGAGCGGGGTCGCGTTCAAGAAGTTCGACGACACGTTCCTCGTCCCGCCGCACGAGCTCGACCAGAGGAAAACATTCAGCTCGTTCTTCAGCCTGTGGCAGGGGAAACGCAAGCACCCTCCCCTCCCCGGCCCCGAGCGCATCGAATCGCCGGCGCTCGAAATCCCGCCCGCCGAAAAAGAGCTCGAGCCGCTGGGCCCGGGCAGGATCGCCGGATGGCCGATAGACTTCCCCGAAAAGAGGCTCCACGATTTCGATTTCGCGGCCTACGCCGAGACGCGCGAGTGCCCGTGGATGGACGGCACGTCCAGGCTGTCGCCGTATCTCAGGTTCGGCGTCGTATCCATAAGGCGGGTTTACGAGGCGGCTTCGGGCGGGAGCCCGGCCACGTCGGCCTTCGTCTCCGAGCTCGCCTGGAGGGAGTTCTGGTATCACGTCATGCATCACTTCCCCGAAACGCGCGGCCTCGAATTCCAGGAGAAGCGCCGGAACATAAGATGGATAAACACAGAGGTCTGGTACGACGCGTGGCGCGAGGGCCGGACGGGCTACCCGATAGTGGACGCCGGGATGAAGCAGCTCGAAGAGGAAGGCTGGATGCACAACCGGGTGAGGATGATCGTCGCCTCGTTCCTGACGAAGGACCTCATCACCGACTGGCGCTGGGGCGACAGGCATTTCTTCGACCACCTTATCGATTACGACGAGACGGTGGACATAGGCAACTGGCAGTGGTCGGCGTCGTGCGGGGCCGACCCGAAGCCGTTCAGGATTTTCAACCCGCTGCTGCAGTCGCAGAACTTCGACCCGGACTGCGTATATATAAAGAGATACATCCCGGAGCTTACGGACGTCGAGCCCGAAAAGATACACAACCCTCTAACGTACAAGCTCCCGTACCAGAAGCCCATAGTCAACCACTACGAGATGCGGAACCTCGCGCACGAGGTGTACTCGGGCAGCCGCGTAGACGACGAGTACATTTCGCAGCTTAAGAAAGACACGGGCCTCCCGTGACGCCGCCCCCGAGCGCAGCTCCGCCGCGCCGCTAGGGGTTTCATGCGATATTCGCTAAACTTACCCCTGGAGGCCGCAACATGGCTATCAGCGTGCTCATGGTTTACGAGCCCCTCCGGTCGGTCGGGGATCAGGACTACTGGAGGAGCTACATAAAATTCTACGAGCAGTTCAGGGACGGCCCGGCGACGCCGCAGTCGGTGTGGTACGGGAGGGAGTACGAGACCTTCAGGGAATCGTTCTCCGCCGAGACGGGGGTCTCGAAGGACGCCATACGGGACTGCTTTTTCTTCAGGGACGAGGACGGCGAGTACTACCTTACGCCCGTTGGCCGGAAAGCGAACGTCAACATGTTCACCGCCGAGGATTTCATACCGCTCGAATGGTTCCTGATGTACCGGGGCGAGGAAAAGAAGTACTTCTACACGCACACCGGGTGGGGGGCCGTCAGGCAGGACGCGATCTACTACAGGACCCGGCTCGGGGACGCCGCCGCGCGCCTCGAAGAGGCCGGGCGGGACATAGAGGCGTGGACGGCCTCGGGGCCCGGGCCGGTATCCGCCATCGTCGAAGACCTCGCCGCCGGGGCGAGGAACCTCCGGCACTGGCTTTCGTCCTTCGACGAGAGCAGCTTCGTGCTGCTGAATTACGGCGAGATAAGCACCCGCATCGCGCCCGGCTCGCTCAGGAACGAAGACTCCGTTTCGGAGCTCGGGAACGCCCTTCTCCTCGCAAGGGAGAACGACCCCGGGCGCGCGGGGACGGCGCTCATGGCGCTCGTCGCGAAATGGGATTCCATAAACGGCGCCCTCACCGGCGCGGCGGAGAAGAAGTCGTCCACGCTCCAGTAGGCGCACCTTTCGAGGAACACCCGGAATGAGACAGTTCCCGAGGCCGAGGATAATCGCCAGCAGGTGCTTCGAGTTCGATGCTTGCAGGTACAACGGTCAAAAA contains:
- a CDS encoding deoxyribodipyrimidine photo-lyase, which produces MIYGRSLFWFKRDLRAVDNTGLSNAVRDSREIIPVYVLEDGILSKQPEGSKRVAFLADALLALDRKLRALGSYLMIVRGKAEEVIPALVKTHQIEAVYSNRAYGFSGVKRDLGVEHQCRLSGVAFKKFDDTFLVPPHELDQRKTFSSFFSLWQGKRKHPPLPGPERIESPALEIPPAEKELEPLGPGRIAGWPIDFPEKRLHDFDFAAYAETRECPWMDGTSRLSPYLRFGVVSIRRVYEAASGGSPATSAFVSELAWREFWYHVMHHFPETRGLEFQEKRRNIRWINTEVWYDAWREGRTGYPIVDAGMKQLEEEGWMHNRVRMIVASFLTKDLITDWRWGDRHFFDHLIDYDETVDIGNWQWSASCGADPKPFRIFNPLLQSQNFDPDCVYIKRYIPELTDVEPEKIHNPLTYKLPYQKPIVNHYEMRNLAHEVYSGSRVDDEYISQLKKDTGLP
- a CDS encoding IPTL-CTERM sorting domain-containing protein, whose product is MILVGGGINNNSDFNGTEGTVQLSGADAPGNLDVVVCSTFSTGTNSFLLPSPGDWSPAAESSCGGGSCILGIYTKPAGSGLDETICSWTQNTDVFTGAVLRYAGADADDPVIDSACTSEVSGTFTAPSVATEANSTVIRVFALGGNEFLLPNQEIVEEVFSTAAISSSDQFSLIIGVSSYFPTAGQTGELAFPVGIAIPWTACTIALRSATTPIPAMSEWGLMAFAGIAGIVSLLVIRRRAKTA